GTGACTTTGCTCACTCCACATATCAGCGCATTGTGCAAATTGTAGAGGAGAGCAAAAAACAGCCCGCAAATTTAGTGCGCCTAGCCGAAAGATTTAATGTTATCTTTACTTTAATTACATTAGTATTCGCAGGAGGCGCGCTGCTGTTTTTTAACGACTGGACGCGCGTGCTCGCCGTGCTTGTTATTGCAACTCCATGCCCATTGTTGATTGCTGCGCCCGTGAGTTTTCTTGGGGGGCTTAATAAAGGAGCGCGCAGAGAGATTATTTTTAAAAAACCGATTATTATTGAGCTGTTGCGAAGTGTGCGAACTGTGTTTTTTGATAAAACCGGTACACTCACGCTAGGAGAGCCAAAACTGCAAAAGATTATTATCCACGACAGTGCGTTAGACGAAAACATCGTCATTGAGCTTGCTTCTGCGATTGAATTTCATTCCATACACCCGCTTGCCCGATCGTTCATACAAGAAAGAGAACGACGCGAACTCAGGGCGCTTATTGCGCTAAACGTTGACGAATCAATAGGTAAAGGGATTTCAGGGGAGATTGACAATAAGAGGTATAGTTTGAAAAAATCGTCTAAATTAAACGCCGGAGGAATTACAATTGATTTTTTCTCCGACGATAATCATGCCGCCACATTTATATTTGACGACGCGCTTAAAGATGATGCCGCTGAACTTTTCTCTTATTTTCGGGATCGCGGTTATTATGTAGCCATGCTTACCGGCGATAAAAAGGAAAATGCTGACAGACTGTTTGGAAGATTTAATATACCAATTTACGCCGAGTGTTCGCCGGAAGAAAAATCTCGCATTGTTCGCGAGCACCAAGGGAGGGGGCAGAAAGTTGCGCTGGTCGGCGACGGGCTTAATGACGCGCCTGCCCTTGCGATCGCTGACGCGGGTATTGTGTTTTCTGGAACAGAAAACAGCGCCTCAATTGAAGCTGCTGATGTAGCAATTCTTTCTCATGAAGCCGGCCGTGTGAGTGAGGCGTTTGAAATAGCTCGTAGTTCGTATGGAGTCGCGTTGCAAAGCATCGTAGGAGGTATTGGGCTGTCAACTATAGGTATGGTGTTAGCGTTTTTTGGATATATACCACCAGTAACAGGCGCTATTTTGCAAGAGGTGATTGATGTTGTGGTGATAGTTAATTCTTTAAGATCAACCTATTGAACAATATAATTAACAAGAAGCAAAAGAGCAATGAAACTATGAAACAATTTAGTTGTATAGTTCATTGCTCCATTGTTCAATTGTTTCATTGCGGCGTTGCTGCGTTTGACTTATTCTCTCAAAAATACTATCATAGTTTTATTGTCCAATCGTAGTTAATAACGCGAGCGGATAGGTCGTATTATAAAAATTCCATTGAGTCAAAGTACAGTCCGATTAGGCAAATTTTAATTTGATCTAGGAATGTCTTTACTCCTCGTAT
The genomic region above belongs to Candidatus Spechtbacteria bacterium and contains:
- the cadA gene encoding cadmium-translocating P-type ATPase codes for the protein MLQYFRQFIRHTEFFLPSILLAITAAGFFLQLSQLLLAALVIGLAKLVLESFYKIREGHFALDYVALLAMATSLALSEFLAGAIIGFMYAFGSALEDYGYAQAQKTLKALIDQIPKTCLIKGADEKVAPKNIQDVNDGEIILVRKNELIPLDGFLVSHEAVINEANLTGEIEPKAYGKNDFLKSGFINVGNTLEMKVVGDFAHSTYQRIVQIVEESKKQPANLVRLAERFNVIFTLITLVFAGGALLFFNDWTRVLAVLVIATPCPLLIAAPVSFLGGLNKGARREIIFKKPIIIELLRSVRTVFFDKTGTLTLGEPKLQKIIIHDSALDENIVIELASAIEFHSIHPLARSFIQERERRELRALIALNVDESIGKGISGEIDNKRYSLKKSSKLNAGGITIDFFSDDNHAATFIFDDALKDDAAELFSYFRDRGYYVAMLTGDKKENADRLFGRFNIPIYAECSPEEKSRIVREHQGRGQKVALVGDGLNDAPALAIADAGIVFSGTENSASIEAADVAILSHEAGRVSEAFEIARSSYGVALQSIVGGIGLSTIGMVLAFFGYIPPVTGAILQEVIDVVVIVNSLRSTY